A stretch of the Xanthocytophaga agilis genome encodes the following:
- a CDS encoding alpha/beta fold hydrolase, with product MKNLILVITALFITTFTAFAQTSKAKNSNTIVIIHGAWSSSGDWQHVTDDLIAEGNSVIPVNLPGHGRDNTAISAISLKLYVDEVKKAIGNKQNVILVGHSFGGIVASEVAEQLAPQIKKIIYIAAYVPKNGESLLSIAQTDAESHVGKNLIVDEKAGIASIKKDGITDVFLADAPKQVADYVSNNLKPEPLAPLATPVTLSEGRFGKVSKVFVSSLNDHTIGYTLQQKMAKDAGIERVYSLPSSHTPFIVFPHVLAQVIALEAK from the coding sequence ATGAAAAATTTAATTTTAGTAATAACCGCACTTTTTATCACAACCTTCACCGCTTTCGCGCAGACTAGCAAAGCTAAGAACTCCAATACTATCGTAATTATCCACGGAGCCTGGTCATCATCAGGTGATTGGCAACATGTAACCGACGATTTGATAGCAGAAGGCAATTCTGTTATACCGGTTAACCTTCCTGGTCATGGACGCGATAATACGGCGATTTCAGCGATTAGCCTCAAGCTCTATGTTGATGAAGTTAAAAAAGCCATTGGAAATAAACAAAATGTCATTTTAGTAGGTCATAGTTTTGGAGGTATTGTGGCAAGCGAAGTAGCGGAACAGCTCGCCCCACAAATTAAGAAGATAATTTATATAGCGGCTTATGTACCTAAAAACGGTGAAAGTTTGCTGTCCATTGCACAAACTGATGCAGAGAGCCATGTCGGAAAAAATCTTATCGTAGATGAGAAAGCTGGAATTGCCAGCATAAAAAAAGATGGTATTACGGATGTTTTTTTAGCAGATGCGCCAAAGCAGGTAGCTGACTATGTAAGCAATAATCTAAAACCTGAACCATTAGCTCCGTTAGCTACTCCGGTAACCCTCAGTGAGGGCAGATTCGGAAAGGTCAGTAAGGTATTTGTTTCAAGCCTCAATGATCATACTATCGGATATACACTACAGCAAAAAATGGCGAAGGATGCAGGTATAGAAAGAGTATATTCTCTTCCTTCAAGCCATACTCCTTTTATAGTATTCCCGCATGTTCTGGCTCAAGTAATAGCTTTAGAGGCAAAATAA
- a CDS encoding helix-turn-helix domain-containing protein, producing MKEPKQRSTCPVSTSLDVLGDKWTLLILRDMVFADKSTYGQFLQSAEKIATNVLADRLAVLESHGILTKAVASDKKSKFTYSLTERGVDTIPIIVELILWGTKHWPTVLNPALLAELQAGKDATVEKYKRLARQKASI from the coding sequence ATGAAAGAGCCAAAACAACGTTCTACTTGCCCAGTCAGCACATCACTTGACGTGCTGGGGGACAAATGGACTCTACTCATTTTACGGGACATGGTGTTTGCAGACAAGTCCACTTATGGTCAATTCCTGCAGTCAGCGGAAAAAATCGCGACCAACGTACTGGCCGATCGCCTGGCCGTCCTCGAGTCACACGGTATCTTAACTAAGGCTGTAGCCTCCGATAAGAAATCGAAGTTCACCTATAGCCTGACGGAAAGAGGTGTTGACACCATCCCAATCATTGTAGAACTCATTCTGTGGGGAACTAAGCATTGGCCTACCGTTCTAAACCCTGCATTGCTGGCAGAACTTCAAGCCGGGAAAGATGCTACTGTTGAGAAGTACAAACGGTTGGCCCGCCAGAAGGCATCAATTTAA
- a CDS encoding AraC family transcriptional regulator, whose amino-acid sequence MEEIVKIDSIAQYNAMRGVPTKHPLVTVIDQSKVKPLPARSFNFGLYAVGLKELNHGQLRYGRRHYDYQEGSLIFIAPGQVVGVEPSVDLFAPKGWVLLFHPDLINGTSLGKHIQEYSFFSYDVNEALHLSDKEKIMVIDCFSKIEYELNQNIDKHSKELIASNIELLLKYCIRFYDRQFITRDTANKGILERFEYVLKGYFSSDKPQSQGLPSVAYCAEALHLSPNYFGDLVKKETGRSAQEYIQSKVIEMAKERVFDLNKSVSEIAYELGFKYPQHFIRLFKQKTGVTPNAYRMMN is encoded by the coding sequence ATGGAAGAGATTGTAAAAATTGACAGCATTGCCCAATACAATGCCATGCGGGGTGTACCTACCAAACATCCGCTGGTTACAGTGATTGACCAGTCGAAAGTGAAACCGCTGCCCGCCAGGTCATTCAACTTTGGTTTGTATGCGGTGGGGTTAAAAGAATTGAACCATGGCCAGTTACGTTATGGAAGAAGGCACTATGACTACCAGGAAGGAAGTCTGATATTTATAGCACCCGGACAGGTGGTAGGTGTGGAACCCAGCGTTGACCTATTTGCCCCGAAAGGCTGGGTATTGCTCTTTCATCCTGACCTGATCAACGGCACTTCGCTGGGCAAACACATTCAGGAGTATTCTTTCTTTTCGTATGATGTAAATGAAGCACTTCACCTGTCAGATAAAGAGAAGATTATGGTGATTGACTGCTTCTCAAAAATCGAGTATGAACTCAATCAGAATATAGACAAGCACAGCAAAGAGCTAATTGCCTCCAACATCGAGTTGCTGCTCAAGTACTGCATCCGTTTTTACGACCGCCAGTTCATTACACGTGACACGGCAAACAAAGGAATCCTGGAACGGTTTGAATACGTATTGAAAGGCTATTTTTCATCCGATAAACCACAGAGCCAAGGCTTGCCTTCTGTAGCATATTGCGCCGAAGCCCTACATTTATCACCCAACTATTTTGGTGATCTGGTGAAGAAAGAAACCGGCAGATCTGCTCAGGAATACATTCAATCAAAAGTGATAGAGATGGCCAAAGAGAGAGTGTTTGACTTAAATAAATCTGTAAGCGAAATTGCCTACGAGTTGGGATTCAAATACCCGCAGCATTTCATCCGCCTATTCAAACAAAAAACAGGCGTTACGCCAAATGCTTACCGGATGATGAATTAA
- a CDS encoding SDR family oxidoreductase translates to MFWLFHKKTILFYLLFASVLFYLCTCNLQVNIHSFLFLFIMILVTGATGGLGHQTIDFLLTTTPASEIVAMVRDISKATDLIKRGVDVRQADYFDYPALVEAFRGIDKVLLVSAVAFTDRVRQHQNVIDAAKEAGVKHLFYTSIQRSSDFVMPQVTESDLATEAYLKASGLVYTILKNGYYFEGLGYLIGNQVPDGQILFPAGEGKIAFVTRTELAAATAALLTGEGHENQEYTLSGSQAYSFHDIAREFSTLAGRDITYENTEAASYIAQQVAAGLPEVVASFLAQWGEAAKHGMLAGTYHTVERLLGRKPTSLRDFLKATYFPGT, encoded by the coding sequence TTGTTTTGGCTCTTTCATAAAAAAACGATTTTATTTTACTTGCTTTTTGCAAGTGTTTTGTTTTATCTTTGCACTTGCAATTTGCAAGTAAATATACACAGTTTTTTATTTCTTTTTATTATGATTTTAGTAACTGGAGCAACTGGTGGATTAGGCCACCAAACTATTGACTTTCTGCTTACCACAACCCCGGCCTCAGAAATTGTTGCCATGGTACGCGATATCAGCAAAGCCACCGATCTTATCAAGCGAGGTGTGGACGTCCGGCAAGCTGACTACTTTGACTATCCTGCGCTGGTAGAAGCCTTTCGGGGTATTGACAAGGTACTGCTCGTTTCCGCTGTAGCGTTTACCGACCGGGTACGTCAACACCAGAACGTGATAGACGCTGCTAAGGAAGCAGGGGTGAAGCACCTTTTCTACACCAGCATACAGCGCAGCAGCGATTTTGTGATGCCGCAGGTCACCGAAAGTGATCTGGCAACCGAGGCTTACCTCAAAGCCTCCGGATTGGTATACACCATTCTCAAAAACGGATACTACTTTGAAGGTCTTGGGTATCTGATCGGGAACCAGGTGCCAGATGGGCAGATACTTTTCCCAGCAGGAGAAGGAAAGATAGCATTCGTCACGCGGACCGAACTGGCCGCTGCCACAGCTGCCCTGTTGACCGGCGAAGGACATGAAAACCAGGAGTATACCTTATCCGGTAGCCAGGCCTATTCGTTTCATGACATTGCCCGGGAATTCTCTACATTAGCAGGCCGGGACATCACTTACGAAAACACTGAAGCCGCATCTTATATTGCTCAGCAAGTAGCCGCCGGTCTACCTGAAGTAGTCGCCAGTTTCCTTGCCCAGTGGGGTGAGGCTGCCAAACACGGCATGCTAGCCGGGACGTACCATACAGTCGAACGTTTGTTGGGTCGCAAGCCCACTTCGCTGCGTGATTTCCTGAAAGCGACATATTTTCCTGGAACATGA
- a CDS encoding alpha/beta hydrolase, with the protein MQNEKNNTKATISSPVTKKTNTIVIVHGAWSSAKDWHYVADYLTSEGNNLIIVNLPGHGSDETPISDVSLQLYVYEVLKAIGNETDVTLIGHSFGGIVISEVGELIAPQIKKLIYISAFVPKNRDSLLSLAQTDTQSLISKNLIVDEKAGVASIAKDAIAEVFLADAPIAVAEYVANTMRPEPLAPLAAPVTLSEGSFGKIAKVYVHSKNDLTIGYLLQQKMVKDAGIVRTYSLPSSHTPFIVFPQVLSAIIALEAA; encoded by the coding sequence ATGCAAAACGAGAAAAATAACACCAAAGCAACTATAAGTTCTCCGGTAACTAAAAAGACCAACACCATTGTAATTGTTCATGGAGCCTGGTCTTCAGCAAAAGATTGGCATTATGTTGCTGACTACCTGACTTCTGAAGGAAACAATCTGATCATCGTAAATCTTCCCGGCCATGGTAGTGATGAGACACCAATCTCAGATGTTAGCCTGCAACTTTATGTATACGAAGTTTTAAAAGCTATTGGTAATGAAACGGATGTAACATTGATAGGTCATAGTTTCGGTGGAATAGTAATTAGCGAAGTAGGAGAGTTGATTGCTCCTCAGATTAAGAAACTGATTTATATTTCAGCTTTCGTACCTAAAAACAGAGACAGTTTATTATCACTTGCGCAGACTGATACGCAGAGCCTGATAAGTAAAAACCTGATTGTAGACGAAAAAGCTGGAGTTGCCAGTATCGCTAAAGATGCAATTGCTGAAGTTTTCTTAGCGGATGCCCCAATAGCAGTGGCCGAATATGTTGCCAATACTATGAGGCCAGAGCCTCTTGCTCCATTAGCTGCTCCGGTGACCCTTAGCGAGGGCAGTTTTGGAAAAATTGCTAAGGTGTATGTACATAGCAAAAATGACCTTACTATTGGTTATTTACTTCAACAAAAAATGGTTAAAGACGCTGGTATTGTAAGAACCTACTCACTCCCGTCAAGTCACACTCCATTTATTGTATTTCCTCAAGTGCTATCAGCCATTATAGCTTTGGAAGCTGCTTAA
- a CDS encoding aldo/keto reductase gives MKTRHLGSSGLTVSELGFGCMGLSHGYGPATNESEAIALIQKAYDLGITFFDTAEAYGQGANEQLVGKALHSVRDKVVIATKFGFVNGRNTDGLDSRPKRIRQVAENSLRYLQTDYIDLFYQHRVDTNVPVEDVAGTIKDLIAEGKVKYFGMSEAGGQSIRRAHAVQPVAALQSEYSMFWREPEKEIIPLLEELGIGFVPFSPLGKGFLTGNMNANTEFDKTDWRNVMPRFSKENREANQTIVDLVTKIAAEHNATPAQIALAWLLAQKPWIVPIPGTTKMTRLEENIGGVNITLPADALATIAKALDSITLQGERYPAILAGLQGK, from the coding sequence ATGAAAACACGACACTTAGGAAGTTCAGGATTAACAGTGTCCGAACTTGGTTTCGGATGCATGGGATTAAGCCACGGGTATGGTCCGGCAACCAATGAAAGTGAGGCCATTGCACTCATTCAAAAAGCATACGACTTGGGCATTACGTTTTTTGATACCGCAGAAGCGTATGGACAAGGCGCCAATGAACAGCTGGTAGGAAAAGCATTGCACTCTGTACGTGATAAAGTAGTCATCGCTACCAAGTTTGGCTTTGTAAATGGCAGGAATACAGATGGGTTGGATAGTCGCCCGAAACGCATCAGACAGGTGGCCGAAAACTCGCTCCGTTATCTGCAAACCGATTATATCGACCTGTTTTATCAACACCGTGTAGACACGAATGTGCCTGTTGAAGACGTTGCCGGAACCATAAAAGATCTGATTGCTGAAGGCAAAGTAAAATACTTTGGTATGAGTGAAGCTGGCGGGCAAAGTATCCGCAGAGCACATGCCGTGCAACCTGTGGCAGCCCTGCAAAGCGAGTATTCCATGTTCTGGCGTGAACCTGAAAAAGAGATCATTCCACTTCTGGAAGAACTGGGCATTGGCTTCGTTCCGTTTAGTCCGTTAGGCAAAGGATTTTTAACGGGCAATATGAATGCAAACACCGAATTTGACAAGACCGACTGGAGAAATGTCATGCCCCGCTTTAGCAAAGAAAACCGCGAGGCGAATCAAACCATTGTTGACCTAGTGACAAAGATTGCGGCAGAGCATAACGCAACACCAGCACAGATTGCCCTGGCATGGCTGCTGGCGCAAAAGCCCTGGATTGTACCAATTCCAGGAACCACAAAAATGACTCGTTTAGAAGAGAATATAGGTGGTGTAAATATCACCTTACCTGCTGATGCCTTAGCTACTATCGCTAAGGCTTTAGACAGTATTACCCTTCAGGGAGAACGCTATCCGGCAATCCTGGCAGGCCTGCAAGGCAAGTAA
- a CDS encoding aldo/keto reductase has protein sequence MNITLNSGVKMPLLGFGTNLLREGSQCEQSVLHALHSGYRLIDTAAAYGNEESVGKAIKKSSVKREEIFVTTKFLPTDTGYEKAKRAFETSLKNLGLDYIDLYLIHLPQGDIHSSWTAMEELYKEGKVRAIGVSNFTMNQIQHLCEQHSVIPAVNQVETHPFSQKAEMQKALNSQGVQLESWAPFAQGKNNLFRNERLKALSGKYNKSIAQVVLRWLIQREVVAIPKSATRERIVENFNVFDFELSPDDMTAIQSLDKGSGLIYSV, from the coding sequence ATGAACATAACATTAAATAGCGGCGTAAAAATGCCCCTGCTTGGCTTTGGGACAAACTTGCTTCGGGAGGGTTCACAGTGTGAGCAGTCTGTGCTACATGCATTACATAGTGGCTACAGACTGATCGACACCGCTGCGGCATACGGTAATGAGGAATCGGTGGGCAAAGCGATTAAAAAAAGTAGTGTTAAACGAGAAGAAATCTTTGTGACTACAAAATTTTTACCAACGGATACAGGATATGAGAAAGCAAAGCGCGCCTTTGAAACCTCGCTAAAAAATTTGGGTCTTGACTATATTGATCTGTACTTGATTCACCTCCCACAGGGAGACATACATTCCTCCTGGACAGCCATGGAGGAATTGTACAAAGAAGGGAAAGTAAGGGCTATAGGGGTAAGTAATTTCACTATGAATCAGATTCAGCATTTATGTGAGCAGCATAGTGTAATACCCGCAGTCAATCAAGTGGAAACACATCCATTTTCTCAAAAAGCAGAGATGCAGAAAGCGTTGAACTCCCAAGGCGTCCAGTTGGAGTCATGGGCTCCCTTTGCTCAGGGCAAAAACAACCTTTTTAGAAATGAACGTTTAAAAGCGCTTTCAGGCAAGTATAACAAGAGCATTGCACAAGTGGTGCTACGATGGCTAATTCAAAGAGAAGTAGTGGCTATTCCCAAATCAGCAACCAGAGAAAGGATAGTTGAAAATTTCAATGTATTTGACTTTGAGTTGTCTCCTGATGATATGACAGCTATCCAATCGCTGGATAAAGGAAGTGGACTCATTTATTCTGTTTAA
- a CDS encoding ABC transporter permease produces MLQNYLTIALRNLWRNKAFSAINIFGLAIGIATCLLITLYVLDELSFDRHFSKADRIYRMGFSGKFNGQVLDATALGAPLARQMRVDYPEVEESTRLRVSGNPFVTYGNRTFKEDKFVYVDSNFFQVFDIPFLKGDPKTALSQPNTMVITQAIARKYFGNQDPMGKMLQLKSWNNTYKVTGLIEKVPANTHFHFDLFATMLNHEDAKQQIFANFNFPTYIVLKKGYDYKQLEAKLPTIVNRFIEPEFKQYLGATTADLRKAGNQMVFFLQPLTDIHLHSHQYDQLEANGDIRYVYIFSTIAGFMLLIACINFMNLSTAGAARRAKEVGIRKVLGSAKGQLVGQFLSESMLLAGFALLLAVLIVVFCLPAFNGLTGKTFSFFSIAQGWSVACLVVLCLLVGLLAGSYPAFFLSSFKPIAVLKGGNPTIQLVSGSRQSGLRLRSALVVFQFFISITLVVGTTVVYQQLTYMQNKKIGFDKEQVIVIHDTYALQKNEQAFRNQLLQDSRVVRASISDYIPVGPTNYDYSPVFPEDHPTQNVVMGHYRVDEEYLPTLGMELAQGRNFSRNFGTDSLAVIMNESAVKSLGWQKDPLGKKVLRIVDGNGTKRAYTVIGVVKDFHFKSLHEKIGPLIMFMGDNSGSILVKVKTKEIAGLLASFKKQWSAFPSDAPFGYSFIDQRFESVYRVEQKIGKIMSIFSSLTIFIACLGLFGLATFTAQQRNREFGIRKVLGASVTNIIGLLSKDFLLLVLIANLTAWPIAYYAMNRWLEDFAYRISISWWVFALAAVVALLITLVTVSYQAVKAALANPVTSLKTE; encoded by the coding sequence ATGCTCCAGAACTATCTGACTATCGCCCTGCGCAACTTATGGCGCAACAAAGCTTTTTCGGCTATCAATATTTTTGGTTTGGCCATCGGCATTGCCACATGCCTGCTGATTACCTTGTACGTACTTGATGAACTGAGCTTTGACCGCCATTTTAGTAAAGCTGACCGCATTTACCGGATGGGTTTCAGCGGTAAATTCAACGGACAAGTACTGGATGCAACTGCGCTAGGGGCTCCATTAGCGCGGCAAATGCGGGTCGATTATCCTGAAGTGGAAGAATCGACCCGGCTGCGGGTTTCAGGCAATCCCTTTGTGACCTATGGAAACCGGACATTTAAGGAAGATAAATTTGTGTATGTTGACTCTAATTTTTTTCAGGTATTCGACATTCCTTTCCTAAAAGGTGATCCCAAAACGGCCTTGTCGCAACCCAATACGATGGTGATTACCCAGGCCATTGCCCGGAAGTACTTTGGCAACCAGGACCCAATGGGCAAAATGCTCCAGTTGAAAAGCTGGAATAATACGTATAAAGTAACGGGTTTGATTGAGAAGGTTCCGGCCAATACCCATTTCCACTTTGACCTGTTTGCGACTATGCTCAACCACGAAGATGCCAAGCAACAGATATTTGCCAATTTTAACTTCCCTACCTATATAGTACTGAAGAAAGGCTATGATTATAAGCAGTTGGAAGCCAAGCTACCCACAATTGTCAACCGGTTCATTGAGCCGGAATTCAAACAATACCTGGGCGCTACTACAGCTGACTTACGGAAGGCAGGCAATCAAATGGTTTTTTTCCTGCAACCACTCACTGACATCCACCTGCACTCGCACCAGTATGATCAATTGGAAGCCAATGGCGATATTCGCTACGTGTACATTTTTTCGACCATCGCCGGCTTTATGCTGCTCATTGCCTGCATCAACTTTATGAACCTGTCTACCGCTGGTGCCGCCCGACGAGCCAAAGAAGTAGGTATCCGCAAAGTACTGGGATCGGCGAAAGGGCAACTAGTTGGTCAGTTCTTGTCCGAATCGATGCTGTTGGCCGGTTTCGCACTGCTACTGGCTGTACTCATCGTGGTTTTCTGCCTGCCAGCTTTCAATGGACTTACAGGTAAAACGTTTTCTTTTTTTTCCATTGCTCAAGGGTGGTCGGTAGCGTGTCTGGTTGTTTTATGCCTATTAGTAGGCTTACTCGCAGGGAGTTATCCGGCATTTTTCCTATCCTCCTTCAAACCGATTGCAGTGCTCAAAGGAGGCAATCCGACAATACAGTTGGTGTCAGGTAGCCGTCAATCAGGCCTTCGGTTACGAAGTGCACTGGTGGTATTCCAGTTTTTCATTTCCATCACCCTAGTAGTGGGCACCACGGTAGTTTACCAGCAATTAACCTACATGCAGAACAAGAAGATTGGCTTTGACAAGGAGCAGGTGATAGTGATTCACGATACCTATGCTCTACAGAAAAATGAGCAGGCTTTCCGCAATCAGCTTTTGCAAGATTCACGCGTAGTACGAGCGAGTATTTCCGACTACATTCCAGTAGGACCGACCAATTATGATTATAGTCCCGTTTTTCCAGAAGATCATCCGACCCAAAATGTGGTGATGGGGCACTACCGGGTCGATGAGGAGTATTTACCCACGCTGGGAATGGAACTGGCTCAAGGACGAAACTTCTCTAGGAACTTTGGCACAGACTCTCTGGCGGTGATTATGAATGAGTCTGCTGTCAAGTCATTGGGATGGCAGAAAGACCCGCTGGGTAAAAAAGTACTTCGCATTGTGGATGGAAACGGTACAAAACGAGCCTATACGGTCATTGGTGTGGTGAAGGATTTTCATTTTAAGTCCCTACACGAAAAGATTGGCCCACTCATTATGTTTATGGGTGATAATTCGGGCAGTATTCTGGTGAAGGTAAAAACCAAAGAAATCGCGGGCTTGCTGGCTTCATTCAAAAAACAGTGGAGTGCCTTCCCCTCTGATGCACCTTTCGGGTATTCCTTCATTGATCAACGGTTTGAATCGGTTTATCGGGTCGAACAGAAAATCGGGAAAATCATGAGTATCTTCTCCAGTCTGACCATTTTCATTGCGTGCCTGGGACTGTTTGGCCTAGCTACCTTTACCGCTCAGCAGCGCAACAGGGAATTCGGCATCCGCAAAGTACTCGGAGCAAGTGTAACAAACATTATTGGGCTGCTTTCCAAGGACTTCCTGCTGCTAGTGTTGATTGCTAATCTGACTGCCTGGCCTATCGCTTATTATGCCATGAACCGTTGGCTGGAAGATTTCGCCTACCGCATTTCCATCAGCTGGTGGGTGTTTGCCTTGGCGGCGGTGGTAGCCTTACTTATCACGCTGGTAACGGTGAGCTATCAGGCAGTGAAAGCAGCCCTGGCCAATCCGGTAACCTCACTCAAAACAGAATGA
- a CDS encoding Crp/Fnr family transcriptional regulator, producing the protein MDKQGLKNYIIKNLSFPDRTLDEVVEYFEEITILKNDFFLKEGKVNEHYFFLQSGFMRAFTYDSEGNEITTNFYQKDSVVFEVSSFYLRTPSTENIQAVTDCYGYAISYNQLNLLLHAIPEFRAYGVKMLAREYVLYKKRTLELINLSGEARYENLMNSNKEVFQHAQLKQIASYLNVTDTSLSRIRREFSKK; encoded by the coding sequence ATGGATAAACAAGGATTAAAAAATTATATAATCAAGAATTTGTCATTTCCAGACCGTACACTGGATGAGGTAGTCGAGTATTTTGAAGAAATAACCATTTTGAAAAATGATTTTTTTCTTAAAGAGGGAAAAGTAAATGAGCATTATTTCTTTTTGCAGAGTGGTTTTATGAGAGCATTTACGTATGATAGTGAGGGAAATGAGATCACGACTAATTTTTATCAGAAAGATAGTGTGGTATTTGAAGTGTCATCATTCTATTTAAGAACCCCTTCTACTGAAAATATTCAAGCAGTGACGGATTGTTATGGCTATGCCATTAGCTATAACCAATTGAATTTATTACTGCATGCGATTCCTGAGTTCAGAGCCTATGGCGTTAAAATGTTAGCGAGAGAATATGTGCTCTATAAAAAAAGAACACTTGAGTTAATAAATTTAAGCGGTGAAGCACGTTATGAAAATTTAATGAATAGCAATAAAGAGGTATTTCAGCATGCCCAATTAAAACAAATTGCTTCGTACCTGAATGTTACAGATACTTCGCTAAGTAGAATAAGACGCGAATTCTCAAAAAAATAG
- a CDS encoding alpha/beta hydrolase, which produces METKENISALQEFNHQTIPTKSVSVNGIDFTYRSFGKKEGIPVIFLQHFTGNMDNWDPEVTNAIAAQHPVVLFNNKGVGSSKGITPDNVPAMAQDAVDFIHALGYDKVNLLGFSLGGFIAQHIAAHQPELVHKLILAGTGSIGGKAIAQLESHLEKAFVDGPDRVLINLFFSKTPSSIKAGEAFLGRLAERQHDRDLPSSQETIGNQARAIIQYGLETDKDSKQLRSINQPALIVNGSEDVMVDSINSYIMLQNIPNAKLVLWSDSGHGALFQYGADFANEVNNFLLN; this is translated from the coding sequence ATGGAAACAAAAGAGAATATCTCCGCATTACAGGAATTTAACCATCAGACAATACCAACGAAGTCTGTAAGTGTAAACGGTATAGATTTTACCTACCGCTCATTTGGTAAAAAAGAGGGCATACCTGTTATATTCCTGCAACATTTCACTGGAAACATGGATAACTGGGACCCTGAAGTTACCAATGCAATAGCTGCTCAACATCCTGTTGTGTTGTTTAACAACAAAGGCGTTGGCAGCTCTAAAGGGATTACCCCTGACAATGTACCTGCTATGGCTCAGGATGCTGTAGATTTCATCCATGCCTTAGGTTACGATAAGGTGAACCTCCTTGGATTTTCGCTTGGTGGCTTTATAGCGCAACATATAGCCGCGCATCAACCTGAACTCGTACATAAATTAATATTGGCAGGTACAGGATCCATAGGAGGAAAAGCGATTGCACAATTGGAGTCGCACCTGGAAAAAGCTTTTGTGGATGGTCCGGACAGGGTATTGATCAACCTTTTTTTCAGCAAAACACCAAGCAGTATCAAAGCTGGAGAGGCTTTTTTAGGCAGGCTTGCCGAAAGACAACACGACAGGGATTTGCCTAGTAGCCAGGAAACAATTGGTAACCAGGCTAGGGCAATTATACAATACGGCTTAGAAACAGACAAAGATAGCAAACAGTTACGCTCTATAAATCAGCCGGCACTTATTGTTAATGGCAGTGAAGACGTTATGGTTGACTCGATTAATTCTTATATAATGCTTCAGAATATACCAAATGCCAAACTTGTATTGTGGAGCGACTCAGGGCATGGGGCATTATTTCAGTATGGTGCGGATTTCGCAAATGAGGTAAATAACTTCTTATTGAATTAG
- a CDS encoding alpha/beta fold hydrolase — MKKLRVIQLLVLVAMFILSSCSSDDVQPANPKNYVLVHGAWQAPYAWQAVKANLEKQGNHVIVVELPGHGADQTPPTEITLDKYKEKVMNAISTVDGKVLLVGHSLGGMIISSVAESIPEKVETLIYVAAYLPVSGLTLDSLAHMDPDSHLGGKDVLIFHTDTYTVDVKQDQIVDLFIQDGTPEVQNLVLNNYRTEPLIPFINPVTLTGQNFGSVKKAYIKTLQDHVVSPYLQNKMISTGNVKSVLEINTGHSPFLSQPDNLSSLLTKIANN, encoded by the coding sequence ATGAAAAAATTAAGAGTAATACAACTACTTGTTCTTGTAGCTATGTTCATTTTATCATCCTGCTCAAGCGATGATGTGCAACCTGCAAACCCCAAAAATTATGTCCTGGTTCATGGAGCCTGGCAGGCGCCGTATGCCTGGCAAGCCGTGAAAGCTAATCTTGAAAAGCAGGGTAACCATGTAATTGTTGTTGAGTTGCCGGGCCACGGTGCTGACCAAACCCCTCCCACTGAAATAACACTGGATAAATATAAGGAAAAAGTAATGAATGCAATTTCCACGGTAGACGGAAAGGTTTTACTTGTAGGGCATAGCCTGGGTGGAATGATAATTTCTTCGGTAGCAGAGTCAATACCTGAAAAAGTAGAAACACTGATCTATGTAGCGGCTTATCTGCCTGTTTCAGGCCTGACACTTGACAGTTTGGCACATATGGATCCGGATTCACACCTTGGAGGTAAGGATGTATTGATCTTCCATACCGATACCTATACAGTAGATGTCAAACAAGACCAAATTGTTGATTTGTTTATTCAGGATGGAACCCCGGAAGTACAAAACCTGGTGCTAAATAACTACCGTACGGAACCATTAATTCCATTTATTAATCCTGTAACGCTTACCGGACAAAATTTCGGATCCGTTAAAAAAGCATATATCAAAACTTTACAGGATCATGTTGTATCGCCGTACTTGCAAAATAAAATGATTTCAACCGGGAATGTCAAATCTGTACTTGAGATAAATACCGGACATAGCCCCTTTCTTTCGCAACCTGATAACTTATCATCACTTCTTACCAAAATAGCTAATAACTAA